A window of Sodalis praecaptivus genomic DNA:
TACCAAAATACCGATGCTTATCAACGGCGGCATGAATATTCTCAATATCATGATTACCTCGGTGCTGATTTATGGCGTGTTTTCCTGGCATGGTCTGGGCTTTATCGGCGCCGGGCTGGGCCTGACCATTTCGCGATATATCGGCGCGGCAGCGGTTATCTACGTGCTCATGACGGGCTTTAATCCGGCGCTCAAAATTTCTCTAAAGAGCTACTTCAGCCGTCTGAACACTAACATCCTGATGGAAGTGCTGGGCATTGGCATCCCCGCCAGTATCGAGTCGGTCTTGTTCAACGGCGGCAAGCTGCTGACCCAGGTATTTGTGGCGGGGATGGGAACCAATGTGATTGCCGGCAACTTTATTGCCTTTTCCATCGTCTCGCTGATTAATCTGCCCGGTAACGCGCTCGGTTCGGCATCGACCATTATTGTCGGCACCCGGCTCGGTAAACGCCAAATCAGCCAGGCGGAGCGCCAGTTGAAACATATTTTTTGGCTCTCCACGCTGGGATTGTGTGCGCTGGCGCTGCTGTCGGCGCCGTTCGCCGGCCTGCTCGCCGCGTTCTACACCAACGAGGCGGACGTTATTTCGGTGGTGAAAATGCTGGTGTGGCTCAATGCGGCGTTCATGCCCCTTTGGGCGGCTTCATGGGTACTGCCCGCCGGGTTGAAGGGCGCGCGCGATGCGCGTTTCACCATGTGGGTGTCGCTGCTGGGAATGTGGGGCTGCCGTATTGTCGCCGGCTACGCGCTGGGCATCATGTTGGGCATGGGCGTGGCCGGTATCTGGCTCGGCATGTTCCTTGATTGGCTGGTTCGCGGCCTGCTGTTCTATTGGCGGCTCACCAGCGGCCGCTGGCTGAAAAAGTACCCCCGGATCCGGCCGACGCCCGACGAGAGCGCCGCGGTTTCGCCCGCACGGCGGGCATAGCGCCGCTAAGCGCTATCCGGCCGCCGTGCAGGGGTCGTTACGTATAGGGCCCCGCGTCAGCGCATCGCCAGGTAGGCGTCGTTACGTATAGCGCCTCGCGTCAGCGCATCGCCGGGTAGGCGTCGTTACGTATAGCGCCTCGCGTCAGCGCATCGCCGGGTAGGCGTCGTTACGTATAGCGCCCCGCGTCAGCGCATCCCCGGGTAGGCGTCGTTACGCATAGCGCCCCGCGTCAGCGCATCGCCGGGTAGGCGTCGTTACGTGTAGCGCCTCGCGTCAGCGCATCGCCAGGTAGGCGGTATTCACTTTCCATAGATAGCGCGGCGCCTGCGGCGCGGGGTGCTTGCGCTGCACATGCTGGTAGAATTGCTGCGGCGTCATGGCATTAATCTGCGCAACGGCAGCGTCGCGGTTGGCGGAAAAGGTGCGCAGCAGGGCGCCGGCGCCATTGACATACGCCACCGTCAGCGCATAGCGCCGGGTTTCCGGGTTGCTAATGCCCGCCAGCTGTTTCTGCAACAAGGATAAATAGGCGGTACCGAGGTCGATATTGGTGGCGGCGTCCTTAAGTTCATGTGTACTGGGCTGACCGTGGCGCCCTTTCAGCCGATAGGCATCGCGTCCCGCGGTGGACGCCTTGAGCTGCATGAGCCCGATGGCGTTGGATTTACTGACTACCGACGGATTGTAACCGGACTCCACCTGAATAATGGCTTTCACCAGCGTTTCATCTACGCCATAAATGCTGGCGGAATCGTGAATGTAATCGCTGTATAACCCCGCGGGCGGCGTTACCGGCATCAGCAGTTTTGAGTCAGGATGGGTGGTCAACGCCTGCCTGGGCGGCTCTGGACTTTGCCGAGCGCAGCCGGTCAGCAGCAGAGCGACAATAAGACCAATAGAATGTCGTTTCACCGTTCCTCTCTTGGTAGGATTGCACCTGCTGGCCTGACGGGCGGGGGTCGCCGCGACGGGCCGTCTGTTCGCCAGGGAATATTGGCCTCACTTTTTTGGCATGCCGAGCGGGTGAAGTCAATCATTTCACGGCGTTTTTACCCAGTTAAGTGCCAAAAATGCGGAGTATTCCGTAATTTCGGTACCAACGCGGCACGACAGCTTCCCCCGCCACCGCCTGCGCTCCCCATTTCTGACACTTTTCATGGCGCCGGGGGTCCACGTCCCCCTCGTTGCGCCGGCGGCGCACGCATCTGTCGTGCCGGACGCACGCCGTCCGGCGCCGGCGCACTTGTACGCCGCCGCGCCCGCCTCCCGGGCCGACCCGACTGACAAAACCGTCCCCGGCAGCGACAGCCCTCACATTTCCGATTACCGGTCCCCCTGCCCGCATTCGCATCGGGTACACTATTTTGTAACGTGTTCACAACATTTAAGGTTACCGAGATGAAACCCGCCATACTGGTAATAGATGACGATGTGGCCATCTGCGAGCTTCTCAACGATGTGTTAAGTGAACACGTTTTTACCGTCTATACCTGCCACCAGGGCTATGAAGGGTTGTCTTTACTGCAACAGCATCCCGATATCGCGCTGGTGCTGCTCGATCTGGTGCTACCGGACACCAACGGCCTGCTGGTGCTCCAGCAGCTACAGCGGCTGCGGCCCGATTTGCTGGTTATTATGCTAAGCGGGCTGGGCGCGGAGTCGGATATTGTGGTTGGCCTGGAGATGGGCGCCGATGATTACATCGCCAAGCCGTTCACGCCACGGGTGGTGGTGGCGCGCGCCAAAGCGGTGCTTCGCCGCAGCGGCGCGCTGGGGCTGGATTACCGCGCCGGCGCCGAGGGCGTCGGTTGGCTGTTCAACGGCTGGCGTCTGGATGAGCAGCGCTGCACCTTGTTTAACCCCCAGCGGCAGGAGGTGCTGCTGACCCAGGGCGAATATCAGCTACTGCTGGCGATGGTGCGACACGCGCGCACCGTGCTGACCCGCGACCAACTGCTGGAGTTGACCCATAGCGAAACGCTGGACGTCTTTGACCGCACCGTAGACGTGTTGATAATGCGCTTACGCCGTAAAATCGAAGCCAACCCCCACCAGCCGATGCTTATCCGCACCATCCGCCGGCTAGGCTATGTTTTCGCAGCCGACGTCACCCGGCCCGGCCCGGCGCTCCTCGCCAGCCGCATCGCCTGACGCGCAGCGCGCCATCTCCGCCTGCATCGCCGCCAGCGGGCGAATGCCGTCGATCGCATTGGCGGCCCGCAGACAAAAATTGGCGCAGGTATGGCCCAAGCGGAGCGTCTCCGCCAACGGCCAGCATTGATGGCTACCATAGAGCACGCCGGCGCAGAAAGCATCCCCCGCCCCAACGCTGCCGACAATCCGCCGCGCGCTGAGGCGCCATGAGGGCAGCCATAGGCCCGGTTGACCGGGCTCTTGCCCCCAGGCGCCCTCTGGCGCATGGATGACCACCCGGCGGCGTACGCCGAGCCGTTGCAGTTGGTCGGCGGCCTCGGCAACGATAGCCTCCACCAGCCCGCCGCGCTCGTCGCGCAGCGCAAGGCCGGTGAACTCCCCCGCCTCCAGCTCGTTAATGATGAGGTAATCAAGCCAGCGCAACGCCGGCAGCACCTGTTCACGGTAATGCGGGCCGCCCTGACGCGACACCAGATCCAATGAAGTCAGATACCCCTGACGCTGCATGGCGGCCAGCAGCCGGGCGCTGCGGGTACCATAGCGTTCGTCGGCGCTATCCAGACGTTCCAGCAACAAAAGATAACCCAGATGAAAAATGCGATGGCGGGTATTCAGGCCGGCAAACGCATCCAAATCAAGCCGGCGGTTCGCGCCCGGGGCGTAAAAAAACGTGCGTTGCCCGCCCGGCTCCGTCATCACCTGACTCATCGAGGTCCGTTCAAGCGCGGTGCGGCGAACCCGCCGGTTATCGACGCCGTGCGCATCCAGTATGCGGCAAATCAGATCGCCATCGCTGTCCTCGCCGACCAGGCCGATCGCCGCCAGCGGTAGCGATACTTTCATTTTCGCCAGCGTCAGTAGCACGTTAAGCGGCGAGCCGCCGGTACTTTTCTCGCTGCGGGTGATTTCACTCAGCCAGCCCGGCCGCGGCCAGTCGCTGATGTTATGCACATGGTCCACCAGCATATTGCCAGCCGCCAAAATTCCCTGCCGTTCCATGGTTGGTGCTCCTCAGGCTTAGCCCGCCCTGCCTCATCGTTTTTTCGCCGCGCTCCGCTTCTATGCCCTTATCCCGTAGGCAGCCTGTCGGCGCGTTCTCCTGCGCCGCCGGCCACAGGGAAGGCGCGCGGCGATTATCTCCTGCACCGCCGGCGGCCTACCGGTCTCTTCACTTTTCCAACGGCTGTTAGCATAGCGGCGCGAGGCCTATCTTGATCGCTGTTACCTGAACCGCCATACAACGCCCACGGCAGTTTCGCCGCGGCGCGTACAGCGGCCCATCAGGCAAAATCGCGTTAAGCTTGCATGGGGTTAAGCGCGCGCATGACCGGCGGACTGGGGCATGGGCCCTAGCGGCGGTGGCAAAGGCGATTACGGTCGCCTTTGGCGCATTGAAACCGCCCACCGTTTACCCTTCCGGTACGCCTCATCGGCGCCGGCCTGGGACGCGCCGGACGTGTCAGATGCGCCGGCCGGCAAGCCCGGCGCTATCCTGCCAACGGATAAACCGGCGCTATCCCGCCGGCCGGCGCATCCGGTGCGCAACGCTATTTCACGGTCCAGCCTTTATACTGATTGACGCTGGTGCGGTCGATGAGCGTGACCGGGATCAGCACCGGCTGTTTCGGCGCCGGTTTACCCTGCAAAATGTCATAGCCGATCTCCACCGCTTTCGACGCCATCACCTGCGGATCCTGCGCCGGCGTGGCCACGAACAGCGAATTTTGGCGTTTTAGCGCCTCTTCGCCGTCCGGCGAACCGTCGACGCCGACGATGAAGAACTCCTTGCGCTGCGCCTGTTTAGCGGCCAGATCGGCGCCAATGGCGGTGGGATCGTTAATCGCAAACACGCCGTCGATATGCGGATTGGCCGATAATAATGAGGTCATCACTTCCAACCCCCCTTCGCGGCTGCCCTTGGCATTCTGGTTATAGGACAGCAGTTTGATAGCCGGGTATTTTTTCAGCTCGGTCATACAACCTTCCACCCGGTTCTGCACCGCCGACACCGGCGGTCCATTAATGATTACCACGTTGCCCTTTTGTTTTAGACGATCGGCAATATAATGGCAGGCCATCGCGCCGGCCTGGGTATTATCGGAGGTGATGGTGGCGTCCGCGCCCTCGGCGGCCACGTCCACCGCCACCACCACAATACCGGCATCGCGCGCGCGTTTCACCGCCGGGCCAATACCTTGGGAATCCGCGGCGTTAAGGATAATCATGTCCACTTTCGCCGCGATAAAATTATCAATCTGCGCCACCTGCTGCCCGAGATCATAGCCGCTGGACACCAGGGTCACATTGACTTTGTCGCCGGCCAGCTCCCGCGCTTTACGCTCCGCGCCTTTAGTTATCTGCACGAAAAACGGATTGGCCAAATCGCCCACCGTCACGCCTATCGATTTTAACTCTTTACCCTGCGCCAGCGGCGCCGTCAGTAGCGTTGCGGCGGTCAGCATACCGCCCATAATTGCATTAAAACGCATCGTTGTTCTCCCACAGAGCATAATGTTATCGCCGACAGCGCAACGGCGTACCCGTGACCTGTTACTGCCGTTAACCGGCCTGATGATGGCGGGTGCGATATTTATCAATCAGTACCGCGATGATAATGACCGCCCCTTTGATCACCAATTGCCAGAAATAGGAGACGCCCATCAGCGTCATACCGTTGTTGAGCGTGGCAATAATCAACGCGCCCACCAATGTGCCGGTGATGGTGCCGATACCGCCGACAAAGCTGGTGCCGCCCAGGATCACCGCAGCGATGGCGTCCAGCTCATAGCCCACGCCCAGGTTGCCGTTGGCGCTGTAAAGGCGCGAGGCGCTCATTAATCCGGCGAGCCCGGACAGCAGGCCGCTGGCGGCATAAACGAACAACAGCACCGCGCCGACTTTAATGCCGGTGAGCCGCGCCGCCTGCATGTTGCCGCCTACCGCGTAAATATGAATACCCAGCGTGGTGCGGCGCAGAATAAACCAGCACAGCGCAATGACCGTAAACGCCAGAATAATCAGCCAGGGCAGCGGGCCAAGGTACCCGTTGCCGATCCACTCAAAATTGATATCGGCATTGATGACCGTGGTACCGTCCGCCAACAGATACGCGGCGCCGCGCAGAGCGGTGTAGGTGCCGAGCGTGACGATAAACGGCGGCAGCCCCGCCCAGGCCACCAGCACGCCGTTAAACAGCCCCATGATCAATCCGGCGGCCAGCGCCGCGGGGATGGTCAATCCCGCCCACGCAGGGTTAAGCGACACCAGCATAGCCACCACCGCCGTCGTGCCCAGCATAGAGCCCACCGACAAATCAATGCCGCCGGTCAAAATGATGAACGTCATCCCCGCCGCCAGCACGATGTTGATCGACGCCTGGCGGGTAATATTGAGCAGATTGGCGTCGGTGAAAAAATTCGGCGTCACCACGCCGAACACCGCGACGATGACGATAAGCATCGGCAGGATGCCGACGCTTTGCAGGATATCGCTCCATAGCGCCCGTTTGAGCCGGGGAGGCGCGCCCCGTGACGATTCAGTGGCTGGCATGCGTTACTCCTCATGCGTTGGCGGTTAAGGGAAGATCAACGCCGGTGGCCAGCGTCATGATTTTTTCCTGACTCATGTCGTCGCCGCGCAATTCGCCGGCGATAGCGCCTTCGCGCATCACGTACACCCGATCGCTCATCCCCACCACTTCGGGCAATTCGCTGGAAATCATCAAGATGGCCACCCCCTGGCTCGCCATGTCGTTCATCATGCGATAGATTTCGCTTTTCGCGCCGACATCGACGCCACGGGTGGGCTCATCGAGCAGCAGGATACGCGGGCGGATAGCGACCCAGCGCGACACCAGCAGTTTTTGTTGATTGCCGCCGGACAGGCCCCCGGCTCTCACTTGCGCATGCGGCACGCGGATCTGTAGCGCGTCGATAGCGCCGGCGGAAATGCGCCGGGCCTTGGCGCGGTTGATAAGACCGAAGCGCGCGTCGCGCGTCAGCGTCGGCATGACAATGTTTTCATGGGCCGCCAATTCGAGAAAGAGCCCCTGCTCTTTACGGTTCTCGGTGAGAAACCCGATGCCCAGGGCGATTGCCGCGCGCGGTGATCCGATGCTGACCGGCCGGCCGTCGAGGGCTATCTGGCCGCCGGTTTTCTCGCGTACGCCGAAAATCAGTTGCGCCAGCTCCGAGCGCCCCGCCCCGACCAAACCGGCCAGCCCGACGATTTCCCCGGCGCGGACCTCCAGACTGCACGGCCGGACTTTACGGCCGTCGGTCAGCGCCTCCACCGTCAAACGGGGCGCGCCGCCGGCCGCCGCCGGCGGTTTATTAAACAAATCGCTCAGCGGCCTGCCGACCATCATCCGCACCAGCTCGCTGGCGGACAGTTGCTCGCGTGTCAGGGCGCCGACGTAACGGCCGTCGCGCAGCACGCTGACGCGATCGGACAAGGCGTACACCTCCGCCATGCGATGGCTGATATAAATAATCGCCATTCCCTCCTGCCGCAGCCGTTTGATCAACGCGAACAGCTGCTCGGTTTCCCGCGTCGACAGCGCGGCGGTCGGTTCGTCCATCACCAGAATTCGGCTCTGTCGGTGCAGAGCGCGGGCGATCTCCACCTGCTGCTGCTCGGCAATGCTAAGCCCCATCACCCGATCGCTGGCGCGAAAGCGCGCGCCCAGCCGGTC
This region includes:
- a CDS encoding ABC transporter substrate-binding protein: MGGMLTAATLLTAPLAQGKELKSIGVTVGDLANPFFVQITKGAERKARELAGDKVNVTLVSSGYDLGQQVAQIDNFIAAKVDMIILNAADSQGIGPAVKRARDAGIVVVAVDVAAEGADATITSDNTQAGAMACHYIADRLKQKGNVVIINGPPVSAVQNRVEGCMTELKKYPAIKLLSYNQNAKGSREGGLEVMTSLLSANPHIDGVFAINDPTAIGADLAAKQAQRKEFFIVGVDGSPDGEEALKRQNSLFVATPAQDPQVMASKAVEIGYDILQGKPAPKQPVLIPVTLIDRTSVNQYKGWTVK
- a CDS encoding transglycosylase SLT domain-containing protein, giving the protein MKRHSIGLIVALLLTGCARQSPEPPRQALTTHPDSKLLMPVTPPAGLYSDYIHDSASIYGVDETLVKAIIQVESGYNPSVVSKSNAIGLMQLKASTAGRDAYRLKGRHGQPSTHELKDAATNIDLGTAYLSLLQKQLAGISNPETRRYALTVAYVNGAGALLRTFSANRDAAVAQINAMTPQQFYQHVQRKHPAPQAPRYLWKVNTAYLAMR
- a CDS encoding EmmdR/YeeO family multidrug/toxin efflux MATE transporter, which gives rise to MQNIKDSVLHAIQRTPWYAKRRSYRVLFWREITPLAVPIFFENLCVLLMGVLSTFLVSWLGKEAMAGVGLADSFNMVIIAFFAAVDLGTTVVVAFSLGKRNPERARAAARQSLALMTVLAVLMAIVIQFYGHHIINVIAGNATPEVKALALSYLHISVWSYPAAAIALIGSGALRGAGNTKIPMLINGGMNILNIMITSVLIYGVFSWHGLGFIGAGLGLTISRYIGAAAVIYVLMTGFNPALKISLKSYFSRLNTNILMEVLGIGIPASIESVLFNGGKLLTQVFVAGMGTNVIAGNFIAFSIVSLINLPGNALGSASTIIVGTRLGKRQISQAERQLKHIFWLSTLGLCALALLSAPFAGLLAAFYTNEADVISVVKMLVWLNAAFMPLWAASWVLPAGLKGARDARFTMWVSLLGMWGCRIVAGYALGIMLGMGVAGIWLGMFLDWLVRGLLFYWRLTSGRWLKKYPRIRPTPDESAAVSPARRA
- a CDS encoding sugar ABC transporter ATP-binding protein, coding for MTTPLLQMKAISRRFGHFYALQEVNLTVYAGEVHALMGENGAGKSTLMKILAGAYPATSGEILIDGQPQLIKGPKEALAAGITLIYQELNLAPNLTVAENIFLGSEIHRAGLVHRRQMVQTAQQVLDRLGARFRASDRVMGLSIAEQQQVEIARALHRQSRILVMDEPTAALSTRETEQLFALIKRLRQEGMAIIYISHRMAEVYALSDRVSVLRDGRYVGALTREQLSASELVRMMVGRPLSDLFNKPPAAAGGAPRLTVEALTDGRKVRPCSLEVRAGEIVGLAGLVGAGRSELAQLIFGVREKTGGQIALDGRPVSIGSPRAAIALGIGFLTENRKEQGLFLELAAHENIVMPTLTRDARFGLINRAKARRISAGAIDALQIRVPHAQVRAGGLSGGNQQKLLVSRWVAIRPRILLLDEPTRGVDVGAKSEIYRMMNDMASQGVAILMISSELPEVVGMSDRVYVMREGAIAGELRGDDMSQEKIMTLATGVDLPLTANA
- a CDS encoding ABC transporter permease subunit, which encodes MPATESSRGAPPRLKRALWSDILQSVGILPMLIVIVAVFGVVTPNFFTDANLLNITRQASINIVLAAGMTFIILTGGIDLSVGSMLGTTAVVAMLVSLNPAWAGLTIPAALAAGLIMGLFNGVLVAWAGLPPFIVTLGTYTALRGAAYLLADGTTVINADINFEWIGNGYLGPLPWLIILAFTVIALCWFILRRTTLGIHIYAVGGNMQAARLTGIKVGAVLLFVYAASGLLSGLAGLMSASRLYSANGNLGVGYELDAIAAVILGGTSFVGGIGTITGTLVGALIIATLNNGMTLMGVSYFWQLVIKGAVIIIAVLIDKYRTRHHQAG
- a CDS encoding response regulator, with amino-acid sequence MKPAILVIDDDVAICELLNDVLSEHVFTVYTCHQGYEGLSLLQQHPDIALVLLDLVLPDTNGLLVLQQLQRLRPDLLVIMLSGLGAESDIVVGLEMGADDYIAKPFTPRVVVARAKAVLRRSGALGLDYRAGAEGVGWLFNGWRLDEQRCTLFNPQRQEVLLTQGEYQLLLAMVRHARTVLTRDQLLELTHSETLDVFDRTVDVLIMRLRRKIEANPHQPMLIRTIRRLGYVFAADVTRPGPALLASRIA
- a CDS encoding carbohydrate kinase family protein, producing MERQGILAAGNMLVDHVHNISDWPRPGWLSEITRSEKSTGGSPLNVLLTLAKMKVSLPLAAIGLVGEDSDGDLICRILDAHGVDNRRVRRTALERTSMSQVMTEPGGQRTFFYAPGANRRLDLDAFAGLNTRHRIFHLGYLLLLERLDSADERYGTRSARLLAAMQRQGYLTSLDLVSRQGGPHYREQVLPALRWLDYLIINELEAGEFTGLALRDERGGLVEAIVAEAADQLQRLGVRRRVVIHAPEGAWGQEPGQPGLWLPSWRLSARRIVGSVGAGDAFCAGVLYGSHQCWPLAETLRLGHTCANFCLRAANAIDGIRPLAAMQAEMARCASGDAAGEERRAGPGDVGCENIA